In Salmonella enterica subsp. enterica serovar Typhimurium str. LT2, a single window of DNA contains:
- the yiaK gene encoding putative malate dehydrogenase (similar to E. coli putative dehydrogenase (AAC76599.1); Blastp hit to AAC76599.1 (332 aa), 89% identity in aa 1 - 332): MKVTFEELKGAFYRVLRSRNIAEDTADECAEMFARTTESGVYSHGVNRFPRFIQQLDNGDIIPDAKPQRVTSLGAIEQWDAQRAIGNLTAKKMMDRAIELASDHGIGLVALRNANHWMRGGSYGWQAAEKGYIGICWTNSIAVMPPWGAKECRIGTNPLIVAIPSTPITMVDMSMSMFSYGMLEVNRLAGRELPVDGGFDDNGQLTKEPGVIEKNRRILPMGYWKGSGLSIVLDMIATLLSNGSSVAEVTQENSDEYGVSQIFIAIEVDKLIDGATRDAKLQRIMDFITTAERADDNVAIRLPGHEFTKLLDDNRRHGITIDDSVWAKIQAL, translated from the coding sequence ATGAAAGTAACTTTCGAAGAGTTAAAAGGGGCCTTCTACCGCGTCTTGCGGTCGCGGAATATTGCGGAAGATACCGCCGACGAGTGCGCGGAAATGTTCGCTCGCACCACCGAGTCCGGTGTCTATTCCCACGGCGTGAACCGCTTTCCTCGCTTCATCCAGCAACTGGATAACGGCGACATTATTCCTGATGCTAAACCGCAGCGGGTTACCAGCCTCGGCGCCATCGAACAGTGGGATGCTCAGCGCGCTATCGGCAACCTGACGGCGAAAAAGATGATGGACCGGGCCATCGAGCTGGCTTCCGATCATGGTATTGGCCTGGTGGCGTTACGTAATGCTAACCACTGGATGCGCGGCGGCAGCTACGGCTGGCAGGCGGCGGAAAAAGGCTATATCGGCATTTGCTGGACCAACTCCATCGCCGTCATGCCGCCGTGGGGGGCGAAAGAGTGCCGTATCGGTACCAATCCGCTGATCGTCGCCATCCCGTCTACGCCGATCACGATGGTAGATATGTCGATGTCGATGTTCTCCTACGGAATGTTAGAAGTTAACCGTCTGGCGGGCCGCGAACTGCCGGTGGACGGCGGTTTCGACGATAACGGTCAGTTGACCAAAGAACCGGGCGTTATCGAGAAAAATCGCCGCATTTTACCGATGGGTTACTGGAAAGGATCTGGTCTGTCGATTGTGCTGGACATGATTGCCACCCTGCTTTCCAACGGCTCTTCCGTTGCCGAAGTGACCCAGGAAAACAGCGATGAATATGGCGTCTCGCAGATTTTCATCGCCATAGAAGTGGATAAGCTGATCGATGGCGCAACCCGCGACGCCAAACTGCAGCGGATTATGGATTTCATCACCACCGCTGAACGCGCCGACGACAACGTCGCGATTCGGCTGCCCGGCCACGAATTTACCAAACTGCTGGATGACAACCGCCGTCACGGTATCACCATTGACGACAGCGTCTGGGCTAAAATTCAGGCGCTGTAA
- the ysaA gene encoding putative oxidoreductase (similar to E. coli orf, hypothetical protein (AAC76597.1); Blastp hit to AAC76597.1 (157 aa), 72% identity in aa 1 - 156), which translates to MNRFIMADASACIGCRTCEVACVVSHQEQQNSAAVTTADFVPRIRVIKEDSFTTATVCHQCEDAPCANVCPVQAIRRDRGHIFVTSSRCIGCKSCMLACPFGAMTVVASASGAQAIKCDLCWHREAGPACVEACPTSALQCVDAAHVQRQRLYSQPF; encoded by the coding sequence ATGAACCGGTTTATTATGGCGGATGCGTCGGCGTGTATCGGGTGTCGTACCTGCGAGGTCGCCTGCGTGGTGTCGCACCAGGAACAGCAGAATAGCGCGGCGGTGACGACGGCGGACTTTGTGCCGCGTATCCGGGTGATAAAAGAGGATAGCTTCACCACGGCCACGGTCTGCCATCAGTGTGAGGACGCGCCGTGCGCAAATGTCTGCCCGGTACAGGCGATTCGCCGTGATCGGGGGCATATCTTCGTGACGTCATCGCGCTGCATTGGTTGTAAAAGCTGTATGCTGGCTTGCCCGTTTGGCGCGATGACTGTGGTGGCGTCCGCGTCAGGCGCGCAGGCGATTAAATGCGATCTTTGCTGGCATCGGGAAGCGGGGCCGGCGTGCGTGGAAGCCTGCCCGACCAGTGCGTTACAGTGCGTTGACGCAGCACACGTGCAGCGCCAGCGCCTCTATTCTCAACCTTTCTGA
- the avtA gene encoding valine-pyruvate aminotransferase (similar to E. coli alanine-alpha-ketoisovalerate (or valine-pyruvate) transaminase, transaminase C (AAC76596.1); Blastp hit to AAC76596.1 (417 aa), 92% identity in aa 1 - 415), translated as MTFSLFGDKFTRHSGITRLMEDLNDGLRTPGAIMLGGGNPAHIPAMQDYFQTLLTDMVESGKAADALCNYDGPQGKTALLNALAVLLRETLGWDIEPQNIALTNGSQSAFFYLFNLFAGRRADGSTKKVLFPLAPEYIGYADSGLEDDLFVSARPNIELLPEGQFKYHVDFEHLHIGEETGMICVSRPTNPTGNVITDEELMKLDRLANQHNIPLVIDNAYGVPFPGIIFSEARPLWNPNIILCMSLSKLGLPGSRCGIIIANDKTITAIANMNGIISLAPGGMGPAMMCEMIKRNDLLRLSETVIKPFYYQRVQQTIAIIRRYLSEERCLIHKPEGAIFLWLWFKDLPITTELLYQRLKARGVLMVPGHYFFPGLDKPWPHTHQCMRMNYVPEPDKIEAGVKILAEEIERAWREG; from the coding sequence ATGACATTTTCACTTTTCGGCGATAAATTTACCCGCCATTCAGGCATTACCCGCCTGATGGAGGATCTCAACGACGGCTTACGCACGCCAGGCGCCATCATGCTTGGCGGCGGTAACCCGGCACACATCCCTGCAATGCAGGATTATTTCCAGACGCTACTGACAGATATGGTAGAAAGCGGCAAAGCCGCTGATGCGCTTTGTAATTATGACGGTCCCCAGGGAAAAACGGCGCTACTGAATGCACTGGCCGTACTGCTACGTGAAACGCTGGGATGGGATATCGAACCACAGAATATTGCGCTGACAAATGGCAGTCAGAGCGCGTTTTTCTACTTATTTAATCTCTTCGCCGGACGTCGCGCCGACGGCAGTACGAAAAAGGTACTATTCCCGCTTGCGCCGGAATACATCGGCTATGCAGATTCCGGTCTGGAAGACGACCTCTTCGTTTCGGCGCGGCCGAATATTGAACTGCTGCCGGAAGGCCAGTTTAAGTATCACGTCGATTTTGAGCATCTGCACATCGGCGAAGAAACGGGGATGATTTGCGTCTCGCGCCCAACCAACCCAACCGGTAACGTTATCACCGACGAAGAGCTGATGAAGCTGGACAGACTGGCGAATCAGCACAACATCCCACTGGTGATTGATAACGCTTACGGTGTACCGTTTCCGGGCATTATCTTTAGCGAGGCGCGCCCGCTGTGGAACCCCAATATTATCCTATGCATGAGCCTCTCGAAGCTGGGGCTGCCCGGTTCCCGCTGCGGGATTATCATCGCCAATGATAAGACGATTACCGCCATTGCCAACATGAACGGCATCATCAGCCTTGCGCCCGGGGGCATGGGCCCGGCGATGATGTGCGAAATGATTAAGCGTAACGATCTGCTGCGGCTGTCGGAAACGGTTATCAAACCTTTCTACTATCAGCGCGTTCAACAGACGATCGCGATCATTCGTCGCTATTTATCCGAAGAACGCTGCCTGATTCATAAACCAGAAGGCGCAATATTTTTGTGGCTGTGGTTTAAAGATCTGCCGATTACCACCGAGTTACTCTATCAACGCTTGAAAGCGCGCGGCGTGCTGATGGTGCCGGGCCACTATTTCTTTCCCGGACTGGATAAACCCTGGCCGCACACACACCAGTGTATGCGGATGAACTACGTGCCTGAACCGGACAAAATCGAGGCGGGCGTAAAAATTCTGGCAGAAGAGATAGAACGCGCCTGGCGTGAAGGCTGA
- the xylA gene encoding D-xylose isomerase (similar to E. coli D-xylose isomerase (AAC76589.1); Blastp hit to AAC76589.1 (440 aa), 92% identity in aa 1 - 440), whose translation MQAYFDQLDRVRYEGPQSTNPLAFRHYNPDELVLGKRMEDHLRFAACYWHTFCWNGADMFGVGAFNRPWQQPGEALELAKRKADVAFEFFHKLNVPFYCFHDVDVSPEGASLKEYKNNFAQMVDVLAAKQEQSGVKLLWGTANCFTNPRYGAGAATNPDPEVFSWAATQVVTAMNATHKLGGENYVLWGGREGYETLLNTDLRQEREQIGRFMQMVVEHKHKMGFQGTLLIEPKPQEPTKHQYDYDVATVYGFLKQFGLEKEIKVNIEANHATLAGHSFHHEIATAIALGIFGSVDANRGDAQLGWDTDQFPISVEENALVMYEILKAGGFTTGGLNFDAKVRRQSTDKYDLFYGHIGAMDTMALSLKIAARMVEDGELDKRVAKRYAGWNGELGQQILKGQLSLGELAQYAEQHNLAPVHQSGHQELLENLVNRYLFDK comes from the coding sequence ATGCAGGCTTATTTTGACCAACTCGATCGTGTTCGCTATGAAGGCCCTCAATCGACTAACCCGCTGGCATTTCGTCATTACAATCCCGACGAGCTGGTTTTAGGTAAACGTATGGAAGATCACCTGCGTTTCGCGGCCTGTTACTGGCATACCTTCTGCTGGAACGGCGCGGATATGTTTGGTGTAGGCGCGTTTAATCGTCCGTGGCAGCAACCGGGCGAAGCGCTGGAGCTGGCGAAACGCAAAGCGGATGTGGCGTTTGAATTTTTCCACAAACTGAATGTGCCTTTTTACTGCTTCCATGACGTGGATGTGTCGCCGGAAGGCGCGTCGTTGAAAGAATATAAAAACAACTTCGCGCAGATGGTGGATGTGCTGGCGGCGAAACAGGAGCAGAGCGGCGTAAAACTGCTGTGGGGAACGGCGAACTGCTTTACCAACCCGCGCTATGGCGCAGGCGCCGCCACTAACCCGGATCCGGAAGTCTTTAGCTGGGCAGCGACGCAAGTGGTTACGGCAATGAACGCCACGCATAAACTGGGCGGCGAAAATTACGTCCTGTGGGGCGGGCGCGAAGGTTATGAAACGTTGCTGAATACCGATCTGCGCCAGGAACGCGAACAGATTGGCCGCTTTATGCAAATGGTGGTCGAGCACAAACATAAAATGGGTTTCCAGGGCACACTGCTGATTGAACCGAAACCGCAGGAACCGACAAAACATCAGTATGATTATGACGTTGCAACGGTCTATGGCTTCCTCAAACAGTTCGGCCTGGAAAAAGAGATCAAAGTGAACATTGAGGCGAACCACGCGACGCTGGCGGGCCATTCGTTCCACCATGAAATCGCAACCGCTATCGCGCTGGGTATTTTTGGCTCCGTTGACGCCAACCGCGGCGATGCGCAACTGGGCTGGGATACCGATCAGTTCCCGATTAGCGTTGAAGAGAACGCGCTGGTGATGTACGAAATCCTGAAAGCGGGCGGATTCACGACGGGCGGTCTCAACTTCGACGCCAAAGTTCGTCGCCAGAGCACCGATAAATACGATCTGTTCTACGGTCATATCGGCGCGATGGATACGATGGCGTTGTCGCTGAAAATCGCCGCGCGTATGGTTGAAGACGGCGAGCTGGATAAACGCGTGGCGAAGCGCTATGCCGGCTGGAATGGCGAGCTGGGTCAGCAGATTCTGAAAGGACAACTCTCCTTAGGCGAACTGGCGCAGTATGCGGAGCAGCATAATCTGGCGCCAGTACATCAAAGCGGTCATCAGGAGCTGTTAGAAAATCTGGTTAACCGTTATCTGTTTGATAAATAA
- the xylR gene encoding xylose operon regulatory protein (AraC/XylS family; similar to E. coli putative regulator of xyl operon (AAC76593.1); Blastp hit to AAC76593.1 (392 aa), 92% identity in aa 1 - 392) has protein sequence MFDKRHRITLLFNANKAYDRQVVEGVGEYLQASQSEWDIFIEEDFRARIDNIKEWLGDGVIADYDDDDIAQLLADVDVPIVGVGGSYHLAENYPAVHYIATDNHALVESAFLHLKEKGVNRFAFYGLPNSSRKHWAAEREYAFRQLVAEEKYRGVVYQGLETAPENWQHAQNRLADWLQTLPPQTGIIAVTDARARHVLQACEHLHIPVPEKLCVIGIDNEELTRYLSRVALSSVAQGARQMGYQAAKLLHRLLAREEMPLQRILVPPVRVIARRSTDYRSLTDPAVIQAMHFIRNHACKGIKVEQVLDAVGISRSNLEKRFKEEVGETIHALIHAEKLEKARSLLISTTLAINEISQMCGYPSLQYFYSVFKKEYVTTPKEYRDQHSEALL, from the coding sequence ATGTTTGATAAACGTCACCGTATCACTCTGTTATTTAACGCGAATAAAGCCTATGACCGTCAGGTAGTGGAGGGGGTGGGTGAATATTTACAAGCCTCGCAATCCGAATGGGATATATTTATTGAGGAAGATTTCCGTGCCCGTATCGATAACATTAAAGAGTGGTTAGGCGACGGCGTTATTGCCGATTACGATGATGACGATATCGCGCAATTATTGGCCGATGTCGACGTACCCATTGTCGGGGTCGGCGGTTCTTACCATCTTGCTGAAAATTATCCTGCCGTTCATTACATCGCCACCGATAATCATGCGCTCGTTGAAAGCGCTTTCCTGCATTTAAAAGAAAAAGGCGTTAACCGCTTCGCGTTTTACGGTTTGCCCAACTCCAGCCGCAAACATTGGGCGGCGGAACGGGAATACGCCTTTCGCCAGCTGGTCGCCGAGGAAAAATACCGCGGCGTAGTCTATCAGGGGCTGGAAACCGCGCCGGAAAACTGGCAGCACGCGCAAAATCGCCTCGCCGACTGGCTTCAGACGCTGCCGCCGCAAACCGGCATCATTGCCGTAACGGATGCCCGCGCCCGTCACGTATTGCAGGCCTGCGAACACCTGCATATTCCGGTGCCGGAAAAACTTTGCGTTATCGGTATTGATAACGAAGAGTTAACCCGTTACCTGTCGCGCGTCGCGCTTTCCTCCGTCGCGCAGGGGGCGCGGCAAATGGGCTATCAGGCGGCGAAGCTGCTGCACCGTTTGCTGGCGCGTGAAGAGATGCCTTTACAGCGCATTCTGGTGCCGCCGGTGCGCGTCATTGCGCGCCGCTCGACAGACTATCGCTCCCTGACCGATCCGGCGGTTATCCAGGCGATGCACTTTATTCGTAACCATGCCTGTAAGGGCATTAAAGTCGAGCAGGTGCTGGACGCGGTTGGGATTTCACGTTCAAACCTGGAAAAACGTTTTAAGGAAGAAGTTGGCGAGACGATACATGCGCTGATCCACGCCGAAAAGCTGGAAAAAGCGCGTAGTTTGTTGATTTCTACCACGTTGGCGATAAACGAAATTTCGCAAATGTGCGGCTACCCGTCGCTGCAATATTTCTATTCGGTGTTTAAAAAGGAGTACGTCACTACGCCGAAGGAGTATCGCGACCAGCATAGTGAAGCGTTGTTGTAG
- the yiaL gene encoding putative cytoplasmic protein (similar to E. coli putative lipase (AAC76600.1); Blastp hit to AAC76600.1 (155 aa), 82% identity in aa 1 - 154), which produces MIFGHIAQPDPCRLPSAIEQALDFLRNTDFRTLEPGVVEIDGKNIFAQIIDMTTRDAAENRPEVHRRYLDIQFLAWGEEKIGVAIDTGNNQISESLLEQRDIIFYHDSEHESFIEMIPGSYALFFPQDVHRPGCNKSIATPIRKIVVKVAIDVL; this is translated from the coding sequence ATGATTTTTGGACATATCGCGCAGCCTGATCCGTGCCGGTTACCGTCGGCCATAGAGCAGGCGCTCGATTTCCTGCGTAATACGGACTTTCGCACGCTGGAACCTGGCGTAGTGGAAATCGACGGCAAAAATATCTTCGCGCAGATTATCGATATGACCACCCGCGATGCTGCTGAAAATCGTCCGGAAGTCCATCGCCGCTATCTGGATATTCAGTTTCTGGCATGGGGTGAAGAGAAAATTGGGGTTGCCATTGATACCGGTAATAATCAAATCAGCGAGTCATTATTAGAACAGCGCGATATTATTTTTTATCACGACAGTGAACATGAATCATTCATTGAAATGATACCGGGAAGTTATGCCCTGTTTTTCCCGCAGGATGTTCATCGTCCAGGTTGTAATAAAAGCATTGCTACGCCGATACGGAAAATAGTCGTAAAAGTCGCCATAGACGTTTTATAA
- the yiaJ gene encoding IclR family transcriptional repressor (similar to E. coli putative regulator (AAC76598.1); Blastp hit to AAC76598.1 (282 aa), 91% identity in aa 16 - 276): MSQNNDKEKPAGSQSLFRGLMLIEILSNYPNGCPLAHLSELAGLNKSTVHRLLQGLQSCGYVTPAPAAGSYRLTTKFIAVGQKALSSLNIIHVAAPHLEALNLTTGETVNFSSREDDHAILIYKLEPTTGMLRTRAYIGQHMPLYCSAMGKIYMAFGQPDYVASYWESHKDQIQPLTRNTITDLPAMYDELAQIRETSMAMDREENELGVSCIAVPVFDIHHRVPYAISISLSTSRLKQIGEKNLLKPLRETAQAISNELGFTVRE, encoded by the coding sequence ATGAGCCAGAACAACGATAAAGAGAAGCCTGCGGGGAGTCAGAGCCTGTTTCGTGGCCTGATGTTGATAGAAATTTTGAGTAACTACCCGAACGGTTGCCCGCTGGCGCACCTGTCGGAGCTGGCGGGGCTGAACAAGAGTACCGTCCATCGTTTGTTGCAGGGGCTTCAATCCTGCGGATATGTGACGCCAGCGCCGGCGGCCGGGAGCTACCGTCTGACGACAAAGTTTATTGCCGTCGGCCAAAAAGCCCTGTCATCGCTGAATATCATCCACGTTGCGGCACCGCACCTTGAGGCGCTCAACCTGACCACCGGCGAGACGGTGAATTTTTCCAGCCGTGAAGATGACCACGCTATCCTGATTTATAAGCTGGAACCGACCACCGGTATGCTGCGCACGCGTGCCTACATTGGCCAGCATATGCCGCTGTACTGCTCGGCGATGGGGAAAATTTATATGGCGTTTGGTCAGCCGGATTATGTGGCGTCTTACTGGGAAAGCCATAAAGATCAGATCCAGCCGCTGACTCGTAATACCATTACCGATTTACCAGCAATGTACGATGAGCTGGCGCAAATTCGTGAAACCAGCATGGCGATGGATCGCGAAGAAAATGAACTAGGCGTTTCCTGTATTGCTGTGCCTGTGTTTGATATTCACCATCGAGTGCCTTACGCCATTTCTATTTCACTGTCGACGTCACGGCTAAAACAGATCGGCGAGAAAAATCTGCTCAAACCGTTGCGTGAAACCGCACAGGCTATCTCTAACGAGCTGGGATTTACCGTTCGCGAATAA
- the bax gene encoding gene transcribed divergently from malS (similar to E. coli putative ATP-binding protein (AAC76594.1); Blastp hit to AAC76594.1 (274 aa), 89% identity in aa 1 - 274), translating to MILTPMRRYGAMILMLLTIAFSGEVLAKTHATQTSQKSHITETSYKQVSSKQEYSRNSAKSSSLPDLRKYPSGTPRKKAFLRTVMPYITSQNAAITADRNWLISKQYQNRWSPSERARMKDIAKRYKVSWSGNTRRIPWNTLLERVDIIPTSMVATMAAAESGWGTSKLARSNNNLFGMKCTKGRCTNTPGKVKGYSQFASVEESVSAYVANLNTHPAYSSFRKSRAQLRKADQEVTATAMIHKLKGYSTQGSRYNNYLFAMYQDNQRLIAAHM from the coding sequence ATGATATTGACTCCCATGCGACGATATGGGGCAATGATTCTTATGTTACTCACCATCGCATTTTCGGGTGAGGTGCTGGCAAAGACGCACGCAACACAAACGAGTCAAAAGTCCCACATAACTGAGACAAGTTATAAACAGGTTAGCAGTAAACAAGAGTATTCTCGCAATAGTGCAAAGAGCAGTTCACTTCCTGATTTGCGAAAATACCCTTCCGGAACCCCCAGAAAAAAAGCGTTTCTCCGGACCGTTATGCCTTACATCACCAGCCAAAATGCCGCGATTACCGCGGACCGTAATTGGCTGATCTCAAAACAGTACCAGAACCGCTGGTCGCCGTCTGAACGCGCGCGTATGAAAGATATCGCGAAGCGCTATAAAGTGAGCTGGTCCGGCAACACGCGTCGTATTCCGTGGAATACGTTGCTGGAGCGCGTCGACATTATCCCAACCAGCATGGTGGCGACGATGGCGGCGGCGGAAAGCGGCTGGGGAACCTCTAAACTGGCGCGTAGCAACAATAACCTGTTCGGCATGAAGTGCACGAAAGGGCGTTGTACCAATACGCCGGGTAAGGTGAAAGGTTACTCGCAATTCGCGTCGGTTGAGGAGTCGGTGAGCGCGTATGTCGCCAACCTGAACACGCATCCGGCTTATTCTTCTTTCCGCAAGTCGCGCGCCCAACTGCGTAAGGCGGATCAGGAAGTCACCGCCACGGCGATGATTCATAAGCTGAAGGGTTACTCTACCCAGGGGTCGCGCTATAACAACTACTTGTTCGCGATGTACCAGGACAACCAGCGTCTGATCGCCGCGCATATGTAA
- the malS gene encoding alpha-amylase (similar to E. coli alpha-amylase (AAC76595.1); Blastp hit to AAC76595.1 (676 aa), 81% identity in aa 1 - 676) — MKLAAFALTLIPGIAIASSWTSPGFPTFSTQETGRFTSHAALTKGTRALTLHIDQQCWQPSGAIKLNQMLSLKPCEGAPPQWRLFKDGDYTITVDTRSGTPTLLLSIKTEPERTAQLAYQCPVWDGSPLTLDVRQTFPEGTVVRDYYSGQTDTVQNGQITLQPADSHGLLLLERAETHAPAPFNWRNATVYFVLTDRFRNGDPTNDHSYSRHKDGMQEIGTFHGGDLRGLTSQLDYLQQLGVNALWISSPFEQIHGWVGGGTKGDFPHYAYHGYYTQDWTTLDANMGSEADLRALVDGAHQRGIRILFDVVMNHAGYATLADMQEYQFGALYLSGAERQKILGDRWTNWRPAAGQSWHSFNDYINFSDSAAWEKWWGKKWIRTDIGDYDSPGFDDLTLSLAFLPDIKTESTTPSGLPAFYANKPDTKAKFIEGYTPRDYLTHWLSQWVHDYGIDGFRVDTAKNVELPAWQQLKTQASAALREWKQANPDKALDNSPFWMTGEAWGHGVMKSDYYRYGFDAMINFDYQEQAAKAVDCLAEMGPVWQQMTDKMQDFNVLSYLSSHDTRLFREGGDKAAELLLLSPGAVQIFYGDESARPFGPTGSDPLQGTRSDMNWQDVSGKSAAAVAHWQRISQFRARHPAIGAGQQTTLTLKHGYGFVRQYGDDTVMVVWAGRR, encoded by the coding sequence ATGAAACTTGCCGCCTTCGCTCTGACGCTGATACCCGGTATCGCGATCGCCTCATCATGGACCTCACCCGGTTTTCCGACGTTCTCGACGCAGGAAACCGGGCGCTTTACCAGCCATGCTGCATTAACAAAAGGTACACGCGCGTTAACGCTCCATATTGACCAGCAGTGCTGGCAGCCCTCCGGCGCCATAAAACTCAACCAAATGTTGTCGTTAAAACCCTGCGAAGGCGCGCCGCCGCAATGGCGTTTGTTTAAAGATGGCGACTATACGATAACGGTAGATACCCGCTCCGGTACGCCGACCCTGTTGTTATCGATAAAAACTGAACCTGAACGCACCGCGCAGCTCGCCTACCAGTGTCCCGTCTGGGATGGGTCGCCGCTCACGCTGGATGTTCGCCAAACCTTTCCGGAAGGGACGGTAGTGCGCGATTATTACAGTGGTCAAACCGATACCGTCCAAAACGGGCAAATCACGCTGCAACCTGCCGACAGCCACGGGCTTTTATTGCTGGAACGCGCGGAAACCCATGCGCCGGCGCCTTTTAACTGGCGCAACGCCACCGTTTATTTTGTGCTTACGGATCGCTTTCGCAATGGCGATCCAACCAACGACCACAGCTATAGTCGCCATAAGGATGGTATGCAAGAGATTGGCACTTTCCACGGCGGCGATTTGCGCGGGTTGACGAGTCAACTGGACTATCTACAGCAATTAGGCGTGAACGCCTTGTGGATAAGCTCGCCGTTTGAACAGATCCACGGCTGGGTCGGCGGCGGGACAAAAGGCGATTTTCCTCATTACGCCTATCACGGCTATTACACTCAAGACTGGACGACGCTGGATGCCAATATGGGCAGCGAAGCCGATCTCCGCGCGCTGGTCGACGGCGCGCACCAGCGCGGCATCCGTATTTTATTTGACGTAGTAATGAATCATGCCGGTTACGCCACGCTGGCGGATATGCAGGAGTATCAGTTCGGCGCGCTCTATTTATCCGGCGCGGAACGGCAAAAAATTCTCGGCGATCGCTGGACAAACTGGCGACCCGCCGCCGGACAAAGCTGGCACAGCTTTAACGACTACATCAACTTCAGCGACAGCGCCGCCTGGGAAAAATGGTGGGGGAAAAAGTGGATTCGTACCGATATTGGCGACTACGACAGTCCGGGATTTGACGATTTAACCCTGTCGCTGGCCTTCCTGCCGGATATAAAAACGGAATCTACCACGCCTTCCGGTCTACCCGCGTTCTATGCCAACAAACCCGATACTAAAGCAAAGTTCATTGAGGGCTATACGCCACGGGATTATCTGACTCACTGGTTAAGCCAGTGGGTACATGATTACGGCATTGACGGGTTCCGGGTCGATACTGCCAAAAACGTTGAGCTTCCTGCCTGGCAACAGCTAAAAACCCAGGCCAGCGCGGCGTTACGTGAATGGAAGCAGGCCAATCCGGACAAAGCGCTGGATAATAGCCCGTTCTGGATGACTGGCGAAGCGTGGGGCCACGGCGTCATGAAAAGTGATTATTATCGCTATGGTTTCGACGCGATGATCAATTTTGATTATCAGGAGCAGGCGGCGAAAGCGGTCGATTGCCTGGCGGAAATGGGGCCAGTCTGGCAGCAGATGACGGATAAAATGCAGGATTTCAACGTATTAAGTTACCTCTCCTCGCATGATACGCGCCTTTTCCGTGAGGGCGGTGATAAGGCGGCGGAACTGCTGCTGCTTTCGCCAGGCGCGGTGCAGATCTTTTACGGCGATGAATCCGCTCGTCCCTTCGGCCCCACCGGCTCCGACCCGCTGCAAGGCACCCGTTCAGATATGAACTGGCAGGACGTGAGCGGAAAGTCAGCCGCAGCCGTCGCGCACTGGCAGCGTATTAGCCAGTTCCGCGCCAGACATCCCGCCATCGGCGCAGGCCAACAAACCACGCTGACGCTAAAACACGGGTACGGTTTTGTACGCCAGTACGGCGACGATACGGTGATGGTCGTCTGGGCGGGCCGCCGCTAA